CTCACGCCTAGGGCTAGGGAGATTGATCCGGCTCCCCTTCGTCCTGTGGGCGAAGGGGCGGGGGAGGGGGGGATATCCTGGCTCTCCTGCTTTAGGGAGCTTTATCGCTATCATCAGGCGTATCAGGACCCATCACAACCCGCGATCGCATTGCGTTTCCAAGGGGAAATTGCATTGCGTCTCCCTTGGCGCATCGCCCACGGGTGGGGGGATGCGCGATCGCACCCATCAATTGCACCTACTCAATTGCACCTACCAGTCAATTGCACCTACCAGTCGCAACAATGGCAACAGCAATCTTCATCACGGCATTCACGGTTCACGTTTAGCGGGGGGAAAGGATTGTGGCTCTCAAGGATGTATGGCAGGCTGCACGGCAACAACGACAACAGGAAGTCCAAACGCGGCAAGCAGAGGTTCGTCAGCAGTTAACGACGATTCAAGCCCAACTGCAACAGGAGGCGGAGCAACTGCGGACCGATTTGGGCCTGTTTCGGTTGGGGCTGGCTAGTGAAAATCGGGCACGACAGACCCAATTCCAGCAGGTGCGCAACGCTTTACAACAGTTTCGCCGATCGCTCCAGCAGGAAACCCAGGCATTTCTGGGTGATGCACACCAGCAACGGCAGCAGCAGGCGGCGATGACAGCCCGAGATTTGGATGAATTTGTGCGTCTCCTTAAGGCTGACACCGCCCAGTTCCTATCCGATTGCGCCGCTGAACGGCAGGCCGCCGCCGCCGCCGTTGCCAAACAACTGCAAGCCTTTGTGCAAGCCCTCAGACAGCAAACAGCGGAGTTTCTGGCGAGTGCGGCGGCCAATCGGCAAGCGATGGCGGCAGCCCTGCTCCAACAACTGGATGACTTTGTGCGATCGCTCCAGGTCCAAACCGCCCAATTCCTTACCTTGACAGCCCAGGAACGGGCGCAAATGGCCGAAGCGCTGATGCAGTCTCTAGGGGATTTTCGCGCCCGCTTGCGGGAGACAGTGGCGGATCTGCGCCAGGATTTGCAATTGGATATTACGGAAATCCAGGCCCGTGTGGCCGTGTTACGGGCTGAGACCCAAACCTTTCTGACTGATACTCACGCAAAACGGCTCAAAGATCAGGCCGAATTGCTCCAAACTCTGGCCACCTATTACCAATCCCTGCAAACCGATGTTGAGGATTATCTGGACGAACTGGCCCTGATCCGGCAAGCACGGGCTAATCAGGTCCACCGCTCCCTGGCCCAAAGCCGCCGCGATCGCGAAGCTGCTGTTGCTGAGCTGTTCGATCGCTTTGCCCGATTCCGGGCCGAGCTGCAAGCCTTCCGGGCCAACTTGGCTCACTACGTGTGGGGAACGGGAACCCCCCTGCCCGAACCGCCCCCCCTACCGCCCAAGGCAGCAACCAAACCCGTGGTCTCTGCCCCACCGGCTCAGGCCCAAACCCCGCCGGCAGCCCCTGCCAAACCTGCTCCGCCTCCTTTGACGCCGCCCCCTGCCAAAACAGTTACCCCACCCCAGCCAGAAGCTGTGACCCAGGTAGAATTTACGCCCCCGCCTACCCCGAACCCTGCATCGGCAGCCATCGCTCCGGAGCCGCCCCCGGCCCCGGCTCCGCCTGCTGCCCAGTCAGACTCCGCTAAGTTAGACTCTGCCAATGCTGTTTACGATTATCTGAAAGCTTGCCAGGGGGCGCGGTTGGCCCAGATTGAAGCAGCCCTAGGAGCTAGCCGGGTGCAAACGGTGAATGCGTTGCGATCGTTGATTGAACGCGGCATGGTTACCCAGCGTGATCGGATTTACTATATCAACGGAGGAGCTGAAGCGTGACCACGATTCTGCAAGCGCGATCGCGCGGATTTGTCAGCACACCGTCAATTGAACGGTTAGTCACCCGCGCCCTACGGTACTTACAATCGGGATTTTCCGTGCATCTGCGGGGTCCTGCGGGTACGGGTAAAACCACCCTCGCCATGCACTTGGCTGATCTCCTCGGTCGTCCGATCATGTTGGTGTTTGGGGACGACGAGTTCAAGACCTCGGACCTGATTGGGAACCAGTCGGGTTATACCCGCAAAAAAGTTGTCGATAACTATATTCACAGCGTCGTCAAACTCGAAGACGAATTACGTCAGACCTGGGTGGATGCTCGGTTAACCCTGGCCTGCCGGGAAGGCTTTACCCTCGTCTACGATGAGTTCAACCGCTCCCGCCCGGAGGTAAATAATGTGCTCCTGTCGGCGTTGGAGGAGAAGCTGCTGGTGTTGCCGCCGACGGCCCAGCGCAGCGAGTATGTGCGGGTCAATCCCCACTTCCGGGGCATTTTCACCTCGAATCCAGAGGAATACTGCGGTGTGCACGGCACCCAGGATGCCCTGATGGACCGGTTGGTGACGATTAGCGTCCCAGAACCGGATGAACTGACCCAGCAGGAAATTCTGGTGCAAAAGGTGGGCCTCGATCGCCCCGGTGCCGCCACGATCGTGCAACTGGTAAAAGCCTTTCGCAACCAGGCCAAGGTGGAAAAATCCTCCGGCCTGCGGTCCTGCCTGATGATCGCCAAGGTGTGCCACGAACACCAGATCCCGATTACACCCCTCAATGCGGACTTCCGTGACATTTGCAGTGATATTCTGCTGTCCCGCACTGGCATTAGCCTGGAAGAGGCCACCACCCTGCTGTGGCACTGCTTGAATGAAATGGCGAGGCAGGAAACTGAGGCCACACAGGTACCCGGACGTTCGTTGGAGTTGGAAGCTCCCCAGGAGCCAGGTCTGGCTCTGGTCAACACGGATAGCGAGGATGAGGATCTCGAAAACGAGGATCGCAACGCGGACCTGGCGGACCTGGATGGAGAGCCGCTGGCGATCGCCCATGAAACCCCAACCCCTCCCCCCCCCGAGCCCGAGCCAGCCCCCGTTGCCCAAAAACCTGCTAAACGGACCTCACCAACACCCAAACTGGCGTCGGCTGTGCCCACAGAACCGAAGCCGCTTGCCCCACCAGCGGTGGCGACTGAGACAGTAACTGAGACAACGACGATCGCCCCAACAGCGGTTGAGCCAGCGGCTGAGCCAGCGGTTGCTTCGGAAGTTCCACCAGCAGCCATCCCCGATTATCCCCAGGCCGTTTATGAGTACCTGATTCAGCAGCGGGAGGCCCGGTTAACCGATATTGAGCAGGCGTTGAAACTTAGCCGTGTCCAGGTTGTGGATGCAATTCGCACCCTGTTGGCAACCGACCTGATCTTGAAACATCGGGATGGGCCGGAAACGCGGGAGGGGGGAAAAACTCGATACCGTGTTAATGTTGCTCCAGAGGATACGGAGACGTGAGCACCGTGACCCAAGCCCGATCATCGACTGCGACCCCGCGTACCATTACCACCGCCACCCAAGGGTCTACCCTGGCGGACATTTTGGAGCGGGTTCTGGATAAAGGGATTGTGATTGCGGGGGATATTTCAGTGTCCGTCGGTTCGACCGAGTTGCTCAGTATTCGCATTCGCCTGCTGGTGGCCTCGGTTGATAAGGCGCGGGAAATGGGGATCAACTGGTGGGAAGGCGATCCCTTCCTGAGTCACCAGAACCAAACCCTGCTGGCGGAAAATCAGCAGTTACAGCAACGCTTAGCGGCGTTAGAGTCGCAGCTAAAGGCATTGCAACAGGCCAGTGAAACTCCGTTAGCAGCAAATCCAGCCGCAGTGGCGACAATGACCGAATCTGCCCAAGCGGCTCCCCCGCGATCGCCCCCCTCAGAGGCATCTTCACCGGACATGGGATAATCGTCGCAGCGATTGTTATGGTCAATCCAAATAAGAACGATACAGTTCTTCGCTACCCTCTCCCGCTCTGGGAGAGGCTGGGGGTGAGGGTGCTGTTTCAACCTAAATCGCAATAACTATACTTTGTGATCGGTGTTGGAGCCTATCAAAGACGCAACGATTTCTGGGGTGCTGGTATCTTGGTTTTAGACTATGGTTCAGTGTTCAGTTGGCAAGTCTGGAAATTCCTATGATCACGGTAAAAACCCTCCGTCATGTGGCTAATGCCCGTGTGATTCGCAGTTTCCGATCGTGTCCTAGTTGGCGGCGCTTAGATACCCGCAGCAGCGATCGTGCCCGCATGGCAGCCGGTATGGCCCAGATCCTTGCCCAGGAAGCCCGTCGCCAATGGTGCCAACTCAACTGGCAACAGCGGCCCAATAATTAGAGAATCGTGTCTAGTTTTGAGCACATTAGTTTTGCCTTTTGCCTTTTGACTTCAACCCCCTATTACCTGTTCCCTGTCCCCTATCCCCTATCCCCTTCTCCCTAGAGGTTACGCCATGAGTGCTAAAAATCCCCCCCTTTCCTCCGAAGCCTATCGACAAATGCTGGTTAAAGATGGCGAACGGCGGTTTCGGGAATGGCATGGTGATTTTTTGCGCCATCAACAGGCATTTCGGGCTTCTCTGGCCGCCCAGCGCGATCGCTATATTCCGTCAGAAACCTATCGGCAGATGCTGGTTAGAGATGGCGAACGGCGGTTTCGGGAATGGCATCAGAATTATCTGAACTATCAAAAGCAATATCTGACTGAATTGGCCGCAAGTCGTCGCTCGTGATCCCCATGAGTGCTTCCCTGGATTTATCAGAATCTACCCCCCTGGCCACGCCCCGTCAAAATCAGGAGGCTGGCTTAGCACCTTTGTTATTAACGGTGGTCGAACTCATCCGGCAATTGATGGAAGCCCAGGTGATTCGGCGCATGGAGGCAGGACTATTGTCGGATGCGGATTTGGAGCGGGCTGCCGATAGCCTGCGGCAATTGGAAAATCAGGTTATCCAACTCTGCGAAATTTTTGACATTGATCCGGCTGATTTGAACATTGATCTAGGTGAAGTGGGATCGCTCTTACCAAAAGAAGGGGGGTACTATCCTGGCGAAACGAGCGATCAGCCTTCGTTGTTGGAATTGCTCGATCGCCTACTGCATATCGGCGTTGTCCTCGAAGGTGACATTGACCTTGGACTTGCCGAGTTGAGTTTAATTCAAGCCAAGCTCCGCCTAGTCTTGACCTCCCGTCCTGTTGGGGCTTAAACCCTTGTGTGCCTTCATGCCTTTTTGTGTGCTGATGGTGACTTCACCATCTGGGAGAGACTGGCGGTGGGGGCCATCGCTGCTCCTTACAGTTTATGGTCAATCCCAATAAGAACGATACAGTTTTCCCCTCCCCTCTCCCGCGCTAGGAGAGGGGCTGGGGGTGAGGGGGCTGTTTCAGCCTAAATGGCAATGACTATAATTACAGCTTTTACCTAATTTACTCAGGGATTAACAGAGTACAGGGAGCAATCGGGGTGCGTCATCCTTAGATGTGAGTTGTTAGTAGCTATCGTTACCATCCGTTACTTGGATACCCAACAATCGGTTGGCATAGTTGAGGCGATCCGAGATGGCTTGACGCCAGTTAAGGCTAATGTCGGGATCGGTAATTGCTTCCTGCGCTAGTTCCCGGTAAACAGCACTGGTGGCAGCATCAACCCGCTCAAGCAGATTCAGGTTGTGATAGATCACTTTCGGCGACGTTAGCATCATAATTCTTACCCTCAAAATGGGGACCTATGATTAATCTTCGGTTATGACACGGGAAAACGTCCAAGGATTAACAAAATTAGAGATGTCGCGACATGTTTCTACATAAGATCAACAACAATCAAAATTTATCAATACTTCTACATCAAAATACCCTCCGAGATGGCTAGGTACCTCCACCTGGTTAGTAACATCGGTTAGCGATCGGGCGATCGCCCCGCTTCCACTGCTTGGGTATCTGCGCTCGTCAGGTTGCTTGCTTGCAGGGTTTTGACAAAAAATTCCTCCAGGGTGGGGCGAGCCAAGTTAAGGGTGACAATTTGCGCATTCATCAGGCGCAGGCTGGCCAGAAAGTCTTGGGGTTCCCCCTGCAGGTGACCTTGCCAATAGCTATCCTGGTAACTCAGATCCGGCACCCATTGCTTCAGCACCGTGGGATTCCCATTGCGGCCCTTAACCGCATAGGTGTCCGTGGTTCCCAACAATTCATCTAAGGACCCTACACAGAGCAGTTCCCCCGCCGCTAGGACGGCCACCCGATCGCAGATTTGTTCGACGTCTGAGAGGACATGGCTATTGAAGAAAATCGTCTTTCCCTGGGCCTTGAGGGCCAGAATAATCTCCCGAATTTGCCGTCGTCCCAAGGGATCTAAGCCAGACATGGGTTCATCTAAAAACACCACTTCGGGATCATTAATCAGGGCTTGGGCAATTCCGATCCGTTGCAACATCCCCTTGGAATATTTGCGCATCTGGGTTTTACGAGCAGCTTTTTGGGAGAGGCCCACCAGATCCAGGAGAGCAGGAATCCGTTGCCGCGAGACACGCGTCGGAATTTGGAACAGACCCGCTGTCAGTTGCAAGAATTCCCACCCGGTCAGAAAGTCATAGAAATAAGCATTTTCTGGCAGATAACCCACCCGTTGCCGCGTCGCCTGGTGACCGAGCGATCGCCCCAGTAATTGGCCTTGCCCCCGACTCGGTCGCACGATGCCCAAGAGTAACTTCAACAGGGTGGTTTTGCCAGCCCCATTGGGTCCTAGCAGGCCAAAGGTTTCTCCCCGGTACACCTGAAGCGAGCAGGATTTGAGCGAGTGGATTTTCTGCGTTAGCCAAAAACCTGTGCGATAGGTTTTCGATAGGTTATCGGTTTGGACCACGATCGCGGGTTCTGGTACAGATGGTGTTTCGGGAGACAACGGAGCAGCAGCGTTCATGGCACCAAAGGGATTCCTGATGACTCAATAACAACTCAAGATCAACTGCCCCCAACCTACCTGATTTTTTGACGTAAAGATCACCGCTTGCTTGATCAAGCCCTTTCGGGGGTTTCACCCACCCAGGGAACGACCCCCTATAATAAACACAGATTCGCAGATTCATAAATACGGTTCTCATCGGGTCAAGGCAGGATCAGGATGAATCGCCCGAACCCGTGCTGTTGCTGGGGGCGCAGGAAAGCATGGTTGATAGCCTAGGCTCGAAGTCTATTTTAGACACCCTCAAACAACGGCTGGGAATCACTGCCCAATTGGAGCGTCGTTTGCACAGCCAGTCTGATGCGGCGGTTTATCGAGTTTGGCAACGAAAGTTTGTGTGGATACGCACGGGATTGGCCCTCAAGCTGGCGATCGTATCCTACTCCACATTTTTGATCCTGGGACTGCTCTTGCCTTTCAATTTTGGTCAACTTCTAATCCCCTGGCAGGGCATGGCTGGGGTGACGCTGCTGAGCCTCATCCTCATGGCGATTGTCCACCGCACGCGGCTGGGACGGCGATTTCCCAGCCTGATTTTTCTGGCGACTTCCTGGTCCATTACCCTGATTGAACAAGTCTGGGCAACGCTGAATGGGTTTGCCCTTCAGGGTCTCTTTGCCTGGACTCTGGTCTTTTTAGTCCAGGCGACGATCGTTCCCGTGCGCTGGCCCCTCCATGTGATCGCCCAGGGGGGGGTCTTAGCCTACTACTGCCTGGTCAATCTGGGTTTGGGGCTAACCCTGACGGAGGCTAAACCCCTGTTAGATGTGGGCACGGGTCTATATCTGTTCTGGTTTTGCACGATCGCCACGCTGACTGTCTTTCGGTATGAACAACTCCAGCAAGCCCAATTTCGCACCCGCCGCCAACTGGAGGCCGCCTATAGTCGACTCGAAGTCGAGAAGGCCCAATCCGAGCGCCTCCTGCTGAATATTCTGCCAGCGACTGTAGCCCAAAAGCTGAAGCAGGAAACCACGACGATCGCCGAAAGTTTTCCGGAAGTTACCGTTTTGTTCGCTGATATTGTTGGTTTTACCCAACTCTCTGTGACCTTACCCCCTACCCAACTGGTCGGTTGGCTCAACCAGATTTTTTCGGCCTTTGATCAACTGGCAGAAAACCTACAACTCGAAAAAATCAAAACTATTGGTGATGCCTATATGGTGGTGGGGGGATTACCGATTGCCCGGCCCGATCATGCTGAAGCCGTGGCGGAAATGGCCTTGGGGATGCAACAGGTTGTTAGGGCCTTCAATGCCGAACACAACCAGAGCTTTAGCCTGCGGATTGGCATGAATACGGGTCCCGTGGTGGCGGGCGTCATTGGCATCAAAAAGTTTATCTATGACCTCTGGGGTGATACCGTCAATATCGCCAGCCGGATGGAATCGCAGGGCCTAGCCGACTGCATCCAGGTGACTGAGGCCACCTTCCAGCGCCTGCACGATCGCTACCAGTTTAGAAAACGTGGCACCATCACTGTCAAAGGGCGCGGGGAGATGACAACCTACCTTTTGATTGGATGATGAGGGGGCCTGCCGAAGTTTATTTAGAATTCATGGAATACTCGGACCTTTGGACGGAGAGGGAGGGATTCGAACCCTC
This DNA window, taken from Trichothermofontia sichuanensis B231, encodes the following:
- a CDS encoding gas vesicle protein K — encoded protein: MSASLDLSESTPLATPRQNQEAGLAPLLLTVVELIRQLMEAQVIRRMEAGLLSDADLERAADSLRQLENQVIQLCEIFDIDPADLNIDLGEVGSLLPKEGGYYPGETSDQPSLLELLDRLLHIGVVLEGDIDLGLAELSLIQAKLRLVLTSRPVGA
- a CDS encoding adenylate cyclase — encoded protein: MVDSLGSKSILDTLKQRLGITAQLERRLHSQSDAAVYRVWQRKFVWIRTGLALKLAIVSYSTFLILGLLLPFNFGQLLIPWQGMAGVTLLSLILMAIVHRTRLGRRFPSLIFLATSWSITLIEQVWATLNGFALQGLFAWTLVFLVQATIVPVRWPLHVIAQGGVLAYYCLVNLGLGLTLTEAKPLLDVGTGLYLFWFCTIATLTVFRYEQLQQAQFRTRRQLEAAYSRLEVEKAQSERLLLNILPATVAQKLKQETTTIAESFPEVTVLFADIVGFTQLSVTLPPTQLVGWLNQIFSAFDQLAENLQLEKIKTIGDAYMVVGGLPIARPDHAEAVAEMALGMQQVVRAFNAEHNQSFSLRIGMNTGPVVAGVIGIKKFIYDLWGDTVNIASRMESQGLADCIQVTEATFQRLHDRYQFRKRGTITVKGRGEMTTYLLIG
- the gvpJ gene encoding gas vesicle protein, whose translation is MSTVTQARSSTATPRTITTATQGSTLADILERVLDKGIVIAGDISVSVGSTELLSIRIRLLVASVDKAREMGINWWEGDPFLSHQNQTLLAENQQLQQRLAALESQLKALQQASETPLAANPAAVATMTESAQAAPPRSPPSEASSPDMG
- the gvpN gene encoding gas vesicle protein GvpN — translated: MTTILQARSRGFVSTPSIERLVTRALRYLQSGFSVHLRGPAGTGKTTLAMHLADLLGRPIMLVFGDDEFKTSDLIGNQSGYTRKKVVDNYIHSVVKLEDELRQTWVDARLTLACREGFTLVYDEFNRSRPEVNNVLLSALEEKLLVLPPTAQRSEYVRVNPHFRGIFTSNPEEYCGVHGTQDALMDRLVTISVPEPDELTQQEILVQKVGLDRPGAATIVQLVKAFRNQAKVEKSSGLRSCLMIAKVCHEHQIPITPLNADFRDICSDILLSRTGISLEEATTLLWHCLNEMARQETEATQVPGRSLELEAPQEPGLALVNTDSEDEDLENEDRNADLADLDGEPLAIAHETPTPPPPEPEPAPVAQKPAKRTSPTPKLASAVPTEPKPLAPPAVATETVTETTTIAPTAVEPAAEPAVASEVPPAAIPDYPQAVYEYLIQQREARLTDIEQALKLSRVQVVDAIRTLLATDLILKHRDGPETREGGKTRYRVNVAPEDTET
- a CDS encoding ABC transporter ATP-binding protein produces the protein MNAAAPLSPETPSVPEPAIVVQTDNLSKTYRTGFWLTQKIHSLKSCSLQVYRGETFGLLGPNGAGKTTLLKLLLGIVRPSRGQGQLLGRSLGHQATRQRVGYLPENAYFYDFLTGWEFLQLTAGLFQIPTRVSRQRIPALLDLVGLSQKAARKTQMRKYSKGMLQRIGIAQALINDPEVVFLDEPMSGLDPLGRRQIREIILALKAQGKTIFFNSHVLSDVEQICDRVAVLAAGELLCVGSLDELLGTTDTYAVKGRNGNPTVLKQWVPDLSYQDSYWQGHLQGEPQDFLASLRLMNAQIVTLNLARPTLEEFFVKTLQASNLTSADTQAVEAGRSPDR
- the gvpC gene encoding gas vesicle protein GvpC, with translation MALKDVWQAARQQRQQEVQTRQAEVRQQLTTIQAQLQQEAEQLRTDLGLFRLGLASENRARQTQFQQVRNALQQFRRSLQQETQAFLGDAHQQRQQQAAMTARDLDEFVRLLKADTAQFLSDCAAERQAAAAAVAKQLQAFVQALRQQTAEFLASAAANRQAMAAALLQQLDDFVRSLQVQTAQFLTLTAQERAQMAEALMQSLGDFRARLRETVADLRQDLQLDITEIQARVAVLRAETQTFLTDTHAKRLKDQAELLQTLATYYQSLQTDVEDYLDELALIRQARANQVHRSLAQSRRDREAAVAELFDRFARFRAELQAFRANLAHYVWGTGTPLPEPPPLPPKAATKPVVSAPPAQAQTPPAAPAKPAPPPLTPPPAKTVTPPQPEAVTQVEFTPPPTPNPASAAIAPEPPPAPAPPAAQSDSAKLDSANAVYDYLKACQGARLAQIEAALGASRVQTVNALRSLIERGMVTQRDRIYYINGGAEA